The proteins below come from a single Chryseobacterium bernardetii genomic window:
- a CDS encoding T9SS type B sorting domain-containing protein — translation MKRFLLSLVLIIFTINTLFAQRDTEHWIAPYYATVTGYKNKVYLSTDSPTPFDVQIFNNNTLKGTVTIAKGDPKTFDVDEDLISAKGTTDAFVVGTKGLYLKAEKPFYCSLRLAQSAHGEVITSKGKAGIGNKFYVATSPNTRESSASTDNFTAGILATEDNTAVTVSWNTAGLKFINGNPPAQSHSFVLNKGQSFIFAGKTDDASVNNNGFIGAKIVTTKPVTLTNGSCNGNFTTEPSGSDPILDQSVPVDRLGNTFAIVKTRSEDPDLNMEGGLIIATEDNTQIYINGSSTPVATRNAGGWYRINETSYVAQGGGTHSNMFISTSKNAYLYQFVGTDSDATNGFNYIPPLNCFLPRKIDEIGKINEMPGISSSDIKLKLNILTEVGATVLVNGVPPTAAQGPYALTGNTQWVTYSLENFPPNLTITSTKAVTAGINGGYSTAGYGGYFAGFSSIPVIAKKTGDCVPGIILQVDDTYDTYQWFLNDAAIPGATTYTYTPTQPGYYTVKVTMGACQSLTTPVYKVVNCLIKTTKEEPACSTKIITPKFTSSTQNPVISTIKILTPPTNGTAVINPDGTITYTPKPNFEGTDKIVYTFCGDSADFMDCEEVTLNLTVVPFIVKDATIKACWYDVAPYAYFDLTKANVTDYGNAIKKYYRTLKDLTAGINEITTPENFPSTGGLVYVKVTTEQGCSATAKIELIPLPIKKSPILVDKYICIDDKTDLDAGSGYDSYQWSTGATTSGIRGVGVGEYSVILEKNGCFLTQVVRVRKAVDPVIQQIEINNTTATVIVAGGKAPYKYSVDGSTNWQDSNSFKGLSRGQHKFYVKDAYNCTPISAEITVPNLLNAITPNGDNINDYIDYSDLAYKDNLSFVVYDRYGNMIFTGNKFNNYKWDGRHFDKKLVTGTYWYHVSWNESNKEKTEIKYTGWIMVKNRE, via the coding sequence ATGAAAAGATTTCTACTCAGTTTGGTATTAATTATTTTTACGATTAATACCCTTTTCGCGCAAAGGGATACTGAACACTGGATTGCACCTTACTATGCAACTGTTACCGGTTATAAAAATAAGGTGTATTTATCTACAGATTCTCCCACTCCTTTTGACGTACAAATATTCAACAACAATACACTTAAAGGTACTGTTACTATCGCTAAAGGCGATCCAAAAACATTTGATGTAGATGAAGACCTTATTTCTGCAAAAGGAACTACTGATGCCTTTGTTGTGGGGACAAAAGGACTCTATTTGAAAGCAGAAAAACCTTTTTATTGTAGCTTAAGGCTGGCACAATCCGCTCATGGTGAAGTTATTACCAGTAAAGGAAAAGCTGGTATAGGTAATAAATTTTACGTGGCTACCAGCCCTAATACAAGGGAAAGCAGCGCAAGCACGGATAATTTCACTGCGGGTATTCTGGCCACCGAAGATAACACTGCGGTTACTGTAAGCTGGAATACTGCGGGGCTAAAATTCATCAATGGAAATCCTCCTGCCCAAAGCCATTCATTTGTATTAAATAAAGGACAGTCTTTTATTTTTGCAGGTAAAACAGATGATGCATCTGTTAATAATAATGGCTTCATTGGTGCTAAGATTGTTACCACTAAACCAGTAACTCTTACCAACGGAAGCTGTAATGGTAACTTTACTACCGAACCAAGTGGTTCTGATCCTATCCTGGACCAATCTGTACCTGTTGACAGACTTGGGAATACATTTGCAATAGTGAAAACCAGATCCGAAGACCCTGACCTGAATATGGAAGGCGGACTTATTATTGCTACAGAAGACAATACACAAATATACATCAACGGATCATCTACTCCTGTTGCTACCAGAAATGCAGGAGGATGGTATAGAATTAACGAAACAAGCTATGTAGCTCAGGGTGGCGGAACTCACTCTAATATGTTTATTTCTACATCCAAGAATGCATACCTTTACCAATTCGTTGGAACAGACAGTGATGCAACCAACGGATTCAATTATATTCCGCCATTGAACTGTTTCTTGCCAAGAAAAATTGATGAGATTGGTAAGATCAATGAAATGCCGGGTATTTCCAGTTCAGATATCAAATTAAAACTTAATATATTAACTGAAGTTGGGGCAACTGTATTAGTGAATGGGGTTCCTCCTACTGCAGCCCAGGGGCCATACGCTTTGACAGGGAATACACAATGGGTAACTTATTCACTAGAGAATTTCCCTCCTAATCTTACCATTACTTCTACTAAAGCAGTAACTGCAGGAATTAACGGGGGATACAGCACAGCCGGATATGGCGGATATTTTGCCGGATTCTCATCAATTCCTGTAATTGCTAAAAAAACTGGAGATTGTGTTCCCGGAATTATTCTTCAGGTAGATGATACTTACGATACTTACCAATGGTTCCTTAACGATGCAGCCATTCCTGGGGCAACCACTTACACGTATACGCCAACACAACCTGGTTATTATACTGTAAAGGTAACAATGGGAGCATGCCAGTCACTTACAACACCTGTTTACAAAGTAGTCAACTGTTTAATTAAGACGACTAAAGAAGAACCAGCTTGTTCTACTAAGATTATTACCCCAAAATTCACCTCTTCTACACAGAATCCGGTGATAAGTACTATAAAAATCCTTACGCCTCCAACTAATGGAACTGCTGTCATAAACCCGGATGGTACTATTACTTATACGCCGAAACCTAATTTTGAAGGAACAGATAAAATTGTTTATACATTCTGTGGTGACTCTGCAGATTTCATGGACTGTGAAGAGGTTACCCTGAACCTTACAGTTGTACCTTTCATTGTGAAAGATGCTACAATTAAGGCTTGCTGGTATGATGTAGCTCCTTATGCTTATTTTGATCTTACAAAAGCTAATGTTACTGACTATGGAAATGCAATAAAAAAGTACTACCGTACATTAAAAGATCTTACAGCAGGAATTAACGAAATTACCACACCAGAGAATTTCCCTTCAACAGGAGGACTCGTATATGTGAAAGTTACTACTGAACAGGGATGCTCTGCTACTGCTAAAATTGAACTTATTCCTCTTCCTATCAAGAAATCTCCTATCCTTGTAGATAAATACATCTGTATTGATGACAAAACAGATCTGGATGCAGGATCCGGATATGATTCTTATCAATGGAGCACAGGAGCAACTACTTCTGGAATCAGAGGAGTGGGAGTAGGTGAATACAGCGTAATTCTTGAGAAAAACGGATGTTTCCTTACACAGGTAGTAAGAGTAAGAAAAGCAGTTGATCCTGTTATTCAACAAATTGAAATTAACAATACGACTGCTACCGTAATTGTTGCAGGCGGCAAAGCACCTTATAAATATTCCGTGGATGGAAGTACAAACTGGCAGGATTCTAACTCTTTCAAAGGACTAAGCAGAGGCCAGCATAAATTCTACGTAAAAGATGCCTACAACTGTACTCCTATTTCAGCAGAAATTACAGTTCCTAATCTATTGAATGCCATTACTCCGAACGGAGATAACATCAATGATTATATTGACTACAGTGATCTTGCTTATAAAGACAACCTTAGCTTTGTAGTGTATGACAGATATGGAAATATGATATTTACCGGAAATAAATTCAACAACTACAAGTGGGACGGAAGACATTTCGATAAAAAACTTGTAACGGGTACATACTGGTATCACGTTTCCTGGAATGAATCTAACAAAGAAAAAACAGAGATAAAATACACAGGTTGGATTATGGTAAAAAACAGAGAATAA
- a CDS encoding T9SS type B sorting domain-containing protein, which yields MKKILSFLFIFYIFTSTFAQLDREHWFAPMIDRSGASSPYQKLYLSTSRTTPFPVNIYNNNVLIGTVNISKNNPQKFDVLRSYIITTQQTDLFTPTTKGLYLKAEFPFYANLRFSVFNHAEIITSKGIPSTGKTFFAASVPISVNNSILNFMTSILATEDNTTVTVTGYSPLVQFSNGTTGATNPTLNITLNKGQSYIIDGIGNNTGNFDGFIGAKITSNKPINVTNGNFNGQYAGNFPTSSDILMDQAVPADRLGSEFALVKGNGSIGANMEGAVVIATQDNTQIYVNDELAPIATLNTGKYFVIPDTKYSLQGGGHYNLYIKTSKNAYVYQILAGDSNTASEVATGGFNFIPALNCYLPKQINELGLINENFVHSNANPSGILTIPTKLNLITEKGAIVTINGGTPPASTGPYNMTGTNNWVTYGIPNITGTVTIVSSKAITAGITAGSDAVGYGGFFAGFPTQPVILKSGGPCVPGIELTVDPIIYDTYQWYRNGIAISGANSASITPAQSGYYTCSVTMGSCAPLVTEQFKVTNCAKLTTATYDVCTSQSITPTFSTSTQIPVPSTVAITTPPALGTAVINPTTGVITYTVNTPGTAGTDTFTYTFCGNDPDFPDCETVTVNINIKAIVATNAVLFACDVNGKGTFNLTTASVTTSSSVTKTYYPTLADAQTENPAALITSPNIYSAANGTIVYAVLKNTLGCKSIAQITLSFYNKAVVPDNYNGAFCDDNFDGTVNINLSNITPIVLNTPNYFTVRYYANLTDANAGNANTLPNNWSYTTTTTIYIRVDSPDGCTPVIKPLKFSIGDKIKLASQSVTENVCDDDLDGIKTVNLAQFIPMFILDPAVTFTFHGSLADAQNNINPLAATVNITTSQTFYIRFEKNGSCPEVASIKITIKIPKTSALLTDQMICPKTTTTLDAGPGFDKYLWSTGATSPSITNVPAGNYWVELTSNGCTYKQNINVTEYTIPAITSIEIDGTTVKIGVSGGNPPYEYSLDGVIWQTSNTFYDVPRGPHYVVVRDSKMCREVKKEFAIINLINTITPNGDGRNETIDYSALMSHDNLVFRIFDRYGAELFRGTRENRYIWDGRVGGRYTPTATYWYFISWTEFGSSVSIKYSSWLLVRHR from the coding sequence ATGAAGAAAATTCTATCTTTTTTATTTATATTCTATATATTCACCTCTACTTTTGCACAATTAGACAGAGAACATTGGTTTGCCCCAATGATAGATAGGTCAGGCGCTTCTTCTCCGTATCAGAAACTTTATCTGTCCACCAGCCGGACAACGCCGTTTCCGGTGAATATCTACAACAATAATGTTCTGATCGGAACAGTAAATATCAGCAAGAACAATCCTCAGAAATTTGATGTTTTAAGAAGTTACATCATCACAACCCAGCAAACAGATTTATTTACCCCCACCACGAAAGGATTATATCTGAAGGCAGAGTTTCCCTTTTATGCAAACCTGAGATTCTCAGTATTCAACCATGCGGAAATCATTACCTCTAAGGGCATCCCGTCAACAGGAAAAACATTTTTTGCAGCATCAGTGCCTATCAGTGTAAATAATTCTATTCTGAATTTTATGACCAGCATACTGGCTACAGAAGATAATACTACTGTTACCGTTACCGGCTACAGCCCGCTAGTACAATTCTCAAACGGAACTACAGGGGCTACCAATCCTACTCTAAATATTACTTTAAACAAAGGACAATCTTATATTATTGATGGTATTGGAAACAACACAGGAAACTTTGATGGGTTTATTGGAGCTAAAATCACCTCAAACAAACCGATTAATGTTACCAATGGAAACTTTAACGGCCAGTATGCAGGAAACTTCCCCACGAGTTCTGATATTTTAATGGACCAGGCTGTACCTGCTGACAGACTTGGAAGTGAATTTGCTCTCGTTAAAGGTAATGGAAGTATTGGAGCCAATATGGAAGGAGCTGTGGTTATTGCTACCCAGGACAATACCCAGATCTATGTAAATGATGAATTAGCACCCATTGCCACACTGAATACCGGCAAATACTTTGTGATTCCGGATACTAAATACAGTCTTCAGGGCGGAGGCCATTATAACCTGTATATCAAAACCTCCAAAAATGCCTATGTTTATCAGATCCTGGCAGGAGATTCAAATACAGCGAGTGAAGTAGCTACGGGAGGGTTCAATTTTATTCCTGCTTTAAACTGCTATCTTCCCAAACAGATTAATGAACTGGGCCTTATCAACGAAAATTTTGTTCATTCCAATGCAAATCCTTCAGGAATTCTTACTATTCCGACAAAATTGAACCTTATTACAGAAAAAGGAGCAATAGTTACTATAAACGGGGGTACTCCGCCAGCCTCTACAGGACCTTACAATATGACAGGCACCAACAACTGGGTTACTTATGGCATCCCCAATATTACAGGTACAGTTACAATAGTTTCCAGTAAAGCTATTACTGCGGGAATTACAGCTGGAAGTGATGCGGTAGGATATGGAGGCTTCTTTGCGGGCTTTCCTACACAACCTGTTATTTTAAAATCCGGAGGCCCTTGCGTTCCTGGCATTGAACTCACTGTAGACCCCATTATTTATGATACCTATCAGTGGTACAGAAACGGAATTGCTATTTCAGGGGCTAACAGTGCTTCTATTACTCCTGCTCAATCAGGATATTATACCTGTTCTGTAACAATGGGAAGCTGTGCTCCTTTGGTTACTGAACAATTCAAAGTTACCAATTGTGCAAAACTGACTACTGCAACCTATGATGTTTGTACTTCACAATCCATTACTCCTACCTTCAGCACTTCAACCCAAATTCCTGTTCCCTCTACCGTTGCCATCACTACTCCACCAGCATTGGGTACAGCCGTAATAAACCCTACAACCGGAGTCATTACCTATACGGTCAATACTCCCGGCACAGCAGGCACGGATACATTTACCTATACTTTCTGTGGAAATGATCCTGATTTCCCGGACTGTGAAACGGTAACCGTGAATATCAATATTAAAGCCATTGTTGCTACCAATGCAGTACTATTTGCCTGTGATGTAAACGGAAAAGGGACATTTAACCTTACAACCGCCAGTGTAACAACCAGCAGTTCTGTAACAAAAACATACTATCCTACCCTGGCAGACGCACAAACAGAAAACCCGGCAGCTTTAATTACCTCTCCAAATATTTATTCAGCAGCAAATGGTACCATTGTATATGCTGTTCTTAAAAATACTCTTGGATGCAAAAGCATTGCTCAAATAACTCTTTCTTTTTATAATAAAGCTGTGGTACCTGATAATTATAATGGTGCATTCTGTGACGATAATTTCGATGGGACCGTAAATATCAACCTTTCTAACATTACCCCTATTGTCCTTAACACCCCAAACTATTTTACTGTTAGATACTATGCCAATTTAACAGATGCCAACGCGGGAAATGCCAATACCCTGCCCAATAACTGGAGCTATACTACAACTACGACAATTTATATCAGAGTAGATTCTCCTGACGGCTGCACCCCTGTCATTAAGCCTTTAAAATTCAGTATTGGAGATAAAATAAAATTAGCCAGCCAATCCGTAACAGAAAATGTATGTGACGATGACCTGGATGGAATCAAAACGGTAAACCTCGCCCAGTTTATTCCTATGTTTATTTTAGACCCAGCCGTTACTTTTACTTTTCATGGAAGCTTAGCTGATGCGCAGAATAATATTAACCCATTAGCCGCTACAGTAAATATTACAACATCACAAACATTCTATATCCGTTTCGAAAAAAACGGAAGCTGTCCGGAAGTGGCTTCCATTAAAATCACTATTAAAATCCCTAAAACGTCTGCATTGCTTACAGATCAAATGATTTGCCCTAAAACGACAACTACACTGGATGCAGGACCTGGATTTGATAAATATTTGTGGAGCACCGGAGCAACCTCTCCTTCCATCACTAATGTACCAGCCGGAAACTATTGGGTAGAGCTTACCTCTAACGGATGTACCTATAAACAGAATATAAACGTTACTGAATATACAATCCCAGCCATTACTTCCATTGAAATTGACGGAACAACTGTAAAAATTGGGGTAAGTGGAGGTAACCCACCTTATGAATACTCTTTGGATGGGGTTATATGGCAAACTTCAAATACTTTTTATGATGTACCAAGAGGTCCTCATTATGTGGTGGTAAGAGACTCAAAAATGTGCAGGGAAGTGAAAAAGGAATTTGCTATTATTAACCTTATCAACACCATTACTCCAAATGGAGATGGGCGTAACGAAACAATAGACTATTCGGCATTAATGTCTCACGATAATCTTGTATTCAGGATTTTTGACCGATATGGGGCTGAACTTTTCAGAGGCACCCGCGAAAACCGTTACATCTGGGATGGAAGAGTTGGAGGCAGATATACCCCTACAGCTACCTATTGGTATTTTATAAGCTGGACAGAATTTGGCTCCTCAGTTTCAATAAAATATTCAAGCTGGCTGTTGGTAAGGCACAGATAA
- a CDS encoding DUF6759 domain-containing protein — protein MKKILLLLASVLFFTLSAQKKGKDYSEILKSNNIYEINAFLRDAHPDDPRRSVLKPRVMEMMKEYIKNAHPEDQKVKDMQEMLALLRRRPSTKITFDEMNAIIKQKQIAKYKAELAAKKPIETYTPSNAQNTFVVNTTANAAIPNAEAEEFNMLMNVSPIEHQNKTVKILNSLFDNDPNAKECIVLIQNQSDCNIIVRMEGVGNTKYRLAVPAHKDNSIVVEKGQYLFTSLVCGAQYASQKTIQKPIMVALGSATAK, from the coding sequence ATGAAAAAAATACTTTTACTTCTTGCCTCGGTCTTGTTTTTCACCCTCTCTGCCCAAAAGAAGGGAAAAGATTATAGTGAAATTCTGAAAAGCAATAATATCTATGAAATCAATGCCTTCCTAAGGGATGCTCATCCTGATGACCCCAGAAGGTCCGTACTGAAGCCCCGGGTTATGGAAATGATGAAGGAATACATTAAGAATGCCCATCCCGAAGACCAGAAAGTAAAAGATATGCAGGAAATGCTGGCCTTATTAAGAAGACGGCCTTCTACAAAGATCACTTTTGATGAGATGAACGCCATCATCAAACAGAAACAGATTGCCAAATATAAAGCCGAACTTGCAGCAAAAAAACCGATAGAAACCTACACACCAAGCAACGCGCAAAATACTTTTGTTGTAAATACAACAGCTAATGCAGCTATTCCCAATGCAGAGGCAGAAGAATTCAATATGCTGATGAATGTCTCTCCTATTGAACATCAAAACAAAACCGTTAAGATCCTTAATTCTTTATTTGATAATGATCCTAACGCCAAGGAATGCATTGTTCTCATCCAAAACCAATCTGATTGTAATATTATTGTAAGAATGGAAGGCGTAGGAAATACCAAATACAGGCTTGCTGTCCCGGCTCATAAAGACAACTCAATTGTAGTGGAAAAAGGTCAATACCTTTTTACAAGCCTGGTTTGCGGAGCACAGTATGCATCACAAAAAACCATTCAAAAACCAATTATGGTTGCCTTAGGCAGCGCAACAGCAAAATAA
- the trmB gene encoding tRNA (guanosine(46)-N7)-methyltransferase TrmB, translated as MGKNKLARFAENKILPNVIQPTREEALEGFELKGKWRENFFKNDNPIVLELGCGKGEYSVGLAKTFPEKNFIGVDIKGARFWFGAKEAVESNMNNVAFLRTQIELVDYFFAENEVDEIWITFPDPQIKYKRTKHRLTHPDFLARYKKFLKPGGIIHLKTDSEFLHGYTLGYLQGAGYEIISAHHDIYGAPEYDPNTPHLRDIQTYYEGLFSAKGKTITYIKFRIN; from the coding sequence ATGGGCAAGAATAAATTAGCAAGATTTGCAGAAAACAAGATATTACCGAATGTAATCCAACCAACAAGAGAAGAGGCTTTAGAGGGCTTTGAGCTTAAAGGGAAATGGAGGGAAAACTTCTTTAAAAATGACAACCCGATTGTTCTGGAGCTAGGCTGTGGAAAAGGAGAATATTCTGTTGGGCTGGCCAAAACTTTTCCTGAAAAAAACTTTATTGGAGTGGATATTAAAGGGGCAAGATTCTGGTTTGGAGCAAAAGAAGCAGTAGAAAGCAATATGAACAATGTGGCTTTTCTAAGAACACAAATTGAGCTTGTAGATTATTTCTTTGCAGAGAATGAAGTGGATGAAATCTGGATTACCTTTCCGGATCCGCAAATTAAATATAAAAGAACAAAACATAGATTAACACACCCGGACTTTTTAGCACGTTATAAGAAATTCCTGAAGCCAGGAGGAATTATCCACCTGAAAACAGACTCAGAATTCCTTCACGGATATACACTGGGATATTTACAGGGAGCAGGATATGAAATCATTAGCGCTCACCATGATATCTACGGAGCTCCGGAGTATGATCCGAATACCCCGCATTTGAGAGATATCCAGACGTATTATGAAGGACTGTTTTCAGCAAAAGGAAAAACAATAACCTATATAAAATTCCGGATCAACTGA
- a CDS encoding DUF6759 domain-containing protein: MKKKFLTILFFTFLTHGFTYAQKSSKDILKSTNIKEIEEYLKTAHPDDPKKSVLKPKLIALKNSEWTKGARTAKPMEARPVIADIPKNAMKDPNSNEAEEFKRLIAETSAEHKGKTEQLLNTMLNEDITKKESILLFKNNSDCNIVLRIEGKDYYNLAVPARGENFIIVNKGSYTLTSNVCDMKYFSQKDIKRSIFVTINNPGQPETQPISDAKISPEKPLKKRKAKK, from the coding sequence ATGAAAAAAAAATTTTTGACAATTTTATTTTTCACTTTCCTTACCCACGGCTTTACCTACGCACAAAAAAGCAGTAAAGACATCTTAAAAAGCACAAATATCAAGGAAATTGAAGAATATCTTAAGACCGCACACCCTGACGATCCTAAAAAAAGCGTACTAAAACCTAAGCTCATTGCCTTAAAAAACTCTGAGTGGACAAAGGGAGCCCGTACAGCCAAACCCATGGAAGCGAGACCTGTTATTGCAGATATTCCCAAAAATGCTATGAAGGATCCCAACTCCAACGAAGCAGAAGAATTTAAACGTTTAATTGCTGAAACGTCTGCAGAGCATAAGGGAAAAACAGAACAGCTTCTGAATACAATGCTTAATGAAGACATTACTAAAAAAGAATCCATTCTTTTATTTAAGAATAATTCTGACTGTAATATAGTTCTCAGGATAGAAGGAAAAGATTACTATAATCTTGCCGTTCCTGCTCGCGGGGAAAACTTCATTATCGTTAATAAAGGCTCTTATACGCTTACAAGTAATGTGTGTGATATGAAGTACTTTTCTCAGAAAGATATAAAAAGAAGTATCTTTGTAACCATAAACAATCCGGGTCAGCCAGAGACACAACCAATCTCTGACGCAAAGATATCCCCTGAGAAACCATTGAAAAAAAGAAAAGCAAAAAAATAA
- a CDS encoding DUF6759 domain-containing protein → MKKLLVLAGTSIVLTSCSVNYGGYPIRNPYPANSGGSSAANTEREYNELMKTHKPETAEVLNDLLNNDDPGNPKTSISVNNSSPCNMVLTISGNNFFKKIPIGAGKTGYTMVTKNQNYSLSGMVCNSRYQSTKFITTSFSITLRN, encoded by the coding sequence ATGAAAAAGCTATTAGTTCTTGCCGGGACCTCAATAGTCCTTACCAGCTGTAGTGTTAATTATGGCGGTTATCCTATTAGAAATCCCTATCCTGCCAACTCCGGTGGTAGCAGCGCAGCCAATACTGAAAGAGAATATAATGAGCTGATGAAAACCCATAAACCTGAAACAGCTGAGGTACTTAATGACCTTCTTAATAATGATGATCCGGGGAATCCCAAAACCTCTATTTCAGTAAATAATAGCTCTCCGTGTAATATGGTATTAACAATAAGCGGGAATAATTTCTTTAAAAAGATTCCTATAGGTGCTGGAAAAACAGGCTATACAATGGTCACTAAAAATCAAAACTACAGCTTGTCCGGTATGGTTTGCAATTCACGGTACCAATCTACAAAGTTTATAACAACTTCTTTTTCCATAACACTTAGGAATTAA
- a CDS encoding bacteriocin-like protein, giving the protein MKNLKKIPRIALKTIKGGFKLCTQGCNTEIGEICCGVICRVGEVLIPADPTIPTVVVCPKR; this is encoded by the coding sequence ATGAAAAATTTAAAAAAAATCCCAAGAATTGCATTAAAAACAATTAAAGGAGGATTTAAATTATGTACACAAGGCTGTAATACTGAAATAGGAGAAATATGCTGCGGGGTTATATGCAGGGTGGGAGAAGTGCTAATACCAGCAGATCCTACTATTCCAACAGTTGTTGTTTGTCCAAAGAGATAA
- the rpsB gene encoding 30S ribosomal protein S2, with the protein MAKANVKDLLEAGVHFGHMTRKWNPNMAPYIFMEKNGIHIVDLHKTAVKLDEACSALEKLTSAGKKVLFVATKKQAKEVVAKHASELNMPYITERWPGGMLTNFVTIRKAVKKMNSIDKMKKDGTFETLSKKERLQVDRQRANLEKNLGSIADMVRLPSAVFVVDILREHIAVTEAKKLGIPVFGIVDTNSDPRKVDFVIPGNDDASKSIDMILSVVSESIKEGQSQRKADKEKSKEEGEKVSADTDADFDAE; encoded by the coding sequence ATGGCAAAAGCAAATGTAAAAGACCTTTTAGAGGCTGGCGTACACTTCGGTCACATGACTAGAAAGTGGAACCCAAATATGGCTCCATACATTTTTATGGAGAAGAACGGTATTCACATTGTAGACTTACATAAAACAGCAGTTAAATTAGATGAAGCGTGCAGCGCTTTAGAAAAATTAACTTCTGCAGGTAAAAAAGTTCTTTTCGTAGCTACTAAGAAGCAAGCGAAAGAAGTGGTTGCAAAACACGCTTCTGAACTTAATATGCCTTATATTACAGAAAGATGGCCAGGTGGTATGTTAACGAACTTCGTTACTATCAGAAAGGCGGTAAAGAAAATGAACTCTATCGACAAAATGAAAAAAGACGGTACGTTCGAAACTTTATCTAAAAAAGAAAGATTACAGGTTGACAGACAAAGAGCTAACCTAGAGAAGAACTTAGGTTCTATCGCTGACATGGTGAGACTTCCTTCTGCTGTATTTGTAGTTGACATCTTAAGAGAACACATCGCGGTAACTGAAGCTAAGAAGCTTGGTATTCCAGTTTTCGGTATCGTTGATACAAACTCTGACCCTAGAAAAGTAGACTTCGTTATCCCAGGAAACGATGATGCTTCTAAGTCTATTGATATGATCCTTAGCGTAGTTTCTGAATCTATCAAAGAAGGTCAGTCTCAAAGAAAAGCTGATAAAGAAAAATCTAAAGAAGAAGGAGAAAAAGTATCTGCTGATACAGATGCTGATTTCGATGCAGAATAA
- the rpsI gene encoding 30S ribosomal protein S9 produces MSIVHKIGRRKTSVARVYVKPGSGNITVNGKDAKEYFSTDVMVYKLNQPFILSETVGQYDVTVNVFGGGNTGQAEAIRLGISRALCEINAEFRLALKPAGLLTRDARMVERKKPGQKKARKRFQFSKR; encoded by the coding sequence ATGTCTATAGTTCACAAAATCGGAAGAAGAAAAACTTCTGTAGCTAGAGTTTATGTAAAACCAGGTTCTGGAAACATTACAGTAAACGGTAAAGATGCTAAAGAATATTTCTCTACAGACGTGATGGTTTACAAATTAAACCAACCGTTCATCCTTTCTGAGACTGTTGGTCAGTATGACGTTACCGTAAACGTATTCGGTGGGGGTAATACAGGTCAGGCAGAGGCTATCAGATTAGGTATTTCTAGAGCTTTATGCGAAATCAACGCTGAGTTCAGATTAGCATTAAAGCCAGCTGGTTTACTTACAAGAGACGCAAGAATGGTGGAAAGAAAGAAGCCAGGTCAGAAAAAAGCAAGAAAGAGATTCCAATTCTCAAAACGTTAA
- the rplM gene encoding 50S ribosomal protein L13, whose translation MNTLSYKTVSANKATANKEWVVVDAEGQPLGRLASTVAKILRGKHKTNFTPHVDCGDNVIVLNAGKITLSGNKWADKTYIWHTGYPGGQKSMTAAELQKKDSLKVLEKSVKGMLPKNRLGAAILKNLYLYEGTEHKHEAQQPKTINVNEFK comes from the coding sequence GTGAATACATTAAGTTACAAAACTGTTTCAGCGAACAAAGCTACTGCTAATAAAGAATGGGTTGTGGTAGACGCTGAAGGACAGCCGTTAGGTAGATTAGCTTCTACGGTTGCAAAGATTTTGAGAGGTAAGCACAAAACGAACTTTACACCTCACGTAGATTGTGGTGATAACGTTATCGTTTTGAATGCTGGGAAAATTACACTTTCCGGAAACAAGTGGGCTGATAAGACTTATATCTGGCATACAGGATATCCTGGTGGACAGAAGTCTATGACTGCGGCTGAACTTCAAAAGAAAGATTCTTTAAAGGTATTAGAGAAGTCTGTAAAAGGGATGTTACCTAAAAACAGACTAGGTGCTGCTATCCTTAAGAACCTTTATTTATATGAAGGAACTGAGCACAAACATGAAGCTCAACAGCCTAAAACAATTAATGTTAACGAATTTAAATAA